The nucleotide sequence gaACGATAATGATAGATAacgtacatatttaaattatatacgtttGCTTCAAgactttataattgtaaaatttaaaaaatcgataaacaaaatcaaaaataagtaGCATACATaccaatttattcgatttttcaaattatattttttgaaataaatagttaCGCGAAAACgcgatatataagaaaatttttattaataaataaatattaataaataattttaaagaaaaaaaaatattaattatgaatataataagagaaataaaaaaaaagttcatcaatagatgtgaaaaatattactatcaaTGTTGTAGCTCATCACAAGGttcattaaataagaaaatgtagaagttaaaaaaaaatctataataaaagaaaaaaatttaaaattatttattatttaaaataattgaaataataaaagatgaaattataatataataaattataatacaataatttattataatataatatttataataaattataaattataaatatggcaacaaagattaaaattctatgtacgttaaaaaaaaatctataataaaagaaaaaaatttaaaattatttattatttaaaataattgaaataataaaagatgaaattataatataataaattataatataataatttattataatataatatttataataaattataaattataaatatggcaacaaagattaaaattctatgtacgttaaaaaaaaatctataataaaagaaaaaaatttaaaattatttattatttaaaataattgaaataataaaagatgaaattatataataaattataatataataatttattataatataatatttataataaattataaattataaatatggcaacaaagattaaaattctatgtaagttaaaaaaaaaatctataataaaagaaaaaaatattataatttaaaattatttattatttaaaataattgaaataataaaagatgaaattataatataataaattataatataataatttattataatataatatttataataaattataaattataagtatggcaacaaagattaaaattctatatacgttaaaaaaaaaatctataataaaaaaaaatattataatttaaaattatttattatttaaaataattgaaatgataaaagatgaaattatataataaattataatataataatttattataatataatatttataataaattataaattataaatatggcaacaaagattaaaattctatgtaagttaaaaaaaaaatctataataaaagaaaaaaatattataatttaaaattatttattatttaaaataattgaaataataaaagatgaaattataatataataaattataatataataatttattataatataatatttataataaattataaattataaatatggcaacaaagattaaaattctatgtacgttaaaaaaaaatctataaaagaaaaaaatattataatttaaaattatttattatttaaaataattgaaataataaaagatgaaattatataataaattataatataataatttattataatataatatttataagttataatataataatttattataatataatatttataataaattataaattataaatatggcagcaaagattaaaattctatgtaacaaattagattatttaattaatttttgtatcattaataattcactaaaaaggaaatacaaatgttattttatatttattatttttaatacaaaaaattaaatataactatttatgCATAAAAACTCATCATTAGATTGATCATTATATCGAACaatcttttttaacattattgaaattaattttttttcccgccttaaaaattaatacgtaataaatacattacaaTCAAATTACGCagttaagtaaaataaatcgaattttcaaaataaatgtataaaatgtataaaagaaatggaattaaaatcaatttttttaaaacaacacaaaaaaacttaaattccatttctaaaagtttattatacaaattattcttaattaatgatcaaatagaaaaaaaaacaaatatcttaaaaaattattaattataataatattcaataaataaataaataaacacacattaattaaataattatataaaatgtaaaagaataattataaaaataatagagaaatcACATACCTGAAACGAAATATTACGTCTAATCGCGTCGATTTTCGACAACAGAATGACGCCCCTCACCGCGATTTAACCTATCGAATATCAAATTGGAGAGGGGATTTGCTCGGCAGTTCGACAACAAGTCAAGCGTGGCACGAGCGTGGCACGAACGCGAACTGCCAATTCCTTGGAAGGGCTGTATTATAACAGATGTTTTTAGCCTTGGACGTAATATTCAAAAcaaatacagaaatattaGACGAGTTGAacatagataattatatttagaaaagaaatatatgagaatatttgagacaaaattaactttaatgatttatttacttctatttcagtatagataataaaatttttatttcaatacgaaaaatgataaaaaaaactaaactaAATACATATGTTTACTTTTcagattgattattaattcgataatcaTGAGAATTAACTTAATcgaaatcttaatattaagaactatatattcatatatatgtccaaaaagatttatttaaaaatttcgaatcacaaaatcatttaatattaattcaatatatatttaaatccaatctatattgtttgaaatttattaaaatatagagtagattatcgaatttaatattaacgttcaaaatctatttcttccaaaatctaaaaaagattttaagaggattttaaaatggattgcaaatgttaaatttgcatattacttttgatatttattcaagATTGTCAAAatctaaactttaaaaaattttagaatggaTTGCGAATGTTcatctaaaaaagaaattctaatgatattttttcatatcaaaatcttatttagaacgaaagaaagaaattgaaattaaaactaatcttttgacatttaataaaagtttcatgatttgcaaaaaatttgattattttttataagatttttattaaaaataatatgaaatatatatttttttgtaggatatttattatgttcgAACATAAGTTTGATGTATTCgttatcgttttctttttaaaaacatacagTTGTATTGACAATGATATTCGATCACTGCGATTGGCTTATTTGTGGAATAAGGTTCCATATATTTCGACGAATTCTGCTTAGTTGTGGGGGTAAGGAGACGAAAGAAGGGATAAGGAAAAAAGCTTAGAAGGATCAGTTAGTCCTCGACAGTCTACCTCTTTACGTCGTTTTAGGTGTGATTGAAATTGTGATTTTATTGTACTtcaaaatggataaaataaagaaaatacatgTTAAAACAAGTGCAAATTCTGTAGGAGAATGTCAGTTGACAATCAGATTGTTAGAAATGTTACAAAgaacaaaatatgaattagTGCAGGAAAATGGACAACGTCGTTTAACTGCTCCAGAGATTATTCGTGGTGAAAAGCAACGTGTGAAAGGTGCTGAAATTTTTCTTGGTCGTCTACCGCGGGATTGTTACGAAGATGAATTAATGCCAGTATTAGAAACAATCGGTTATTTGATTGAATTACGATTGATGTTAGATTTTTCTGGATCTACTCGCGGTTATGCGTTTGCTTCATTCGAAGATGTAAAAACAGCGAGACGCGCCTGCGCAAAACTTGACGGTTATGAAATTAGACCGGGCCATCGTATCGGTGTCGTTAAGTCAGTTGATAATTGTCGATTATTTTTCGGTGGAGTAcctaaaaataaaagcaaagaagaatttatgcAAGAATTAACTAAGATTCTTGAAGGCATTATTGACATTTATCTATATCCAAGTGCACATGATAAAACATTGAATCGTGGTTTCATATTCGTCGAATTCAAAGATCATAGAGCAGCAGCAATGGCTAGACGAAAATTAATACCTGGCAGAGTTATGTTGTGGGATCATGAAATTGCAGTTGATTGGGCTGATCCTGAACCTGGTGATCCTATCGACGAAGAAATTATGGAAAGcgtaagttttaaattattcaaaaaatatttttatttaaaaatatattacatacatatatatatgttatacaatctgttacaaatatatagaattgtatattgttaaaaagaatatgtatctatttatatctttcattttaatgatgaattagaaaatatatatagcattGATTATTATTCCTAGGTTACTGCTCTATTTGTACGAAATCTTAATTTGGATATGTCACAACAAAAGGTTCGAGATATCTTTcagaaaaatacgaaaattcctattttaaaattaaaaaaaattaatcatttcgcATTCGTACATTATGAAAATCGTCAAGCAGCACAAACTGTAATGGATATTATgacaagtatatttatatattctatatcatattttattattttattcatttatcattttatctcatttattataataaaacgcCTATAAAATAGGATCTAATGGTATTGCTGACTCTGAAGGTTGGGAAATACGTTGGGCAAAACCAATCGGAGctgcaaaaattttagaaagacaAAGATGTATCAATGAAGCTGTAGCAAAATCAagttttcataaatttgaacaaaatcgtaaatatatatcgCCGAAAAAATGTAATCTTAAAAAACTTCAATCTCAAGTCATGGATTTGAACGCTAATGTAGTCGACATAGCCTTAATGCATATGACTGCTttgcaatatttcattaaagaaaaatttaatgctacttgtacttttaattatttacacgcAGTGGATGAATCTGCTTTTATGTGTAAAGTATGCATGATATTCgcttatattcatttttattcacttggtattttttttttttttagtttttagattatacttattatttttttttttctttatttccttagataattatctttaaagatGGAAATATTCTGTTTGAATATCATGGAGAATCAATGCCAACGAAACAAAATGCAATTGTTGCTGCATGCACAAAGATCTATCAATTTATAGCTCAGAATTACGGTGAGTACCctagataaaaatatgtaagtatCCTAGATTAAATTCTCATGGAGAcgggtaaatataatttgtgaatgtaatcaattctaatttcgtgacgtgaataatattttaacttgaggtttctatttttctctaaGTCTCTATGCAAGACTTACTTTTGTAGACATTTTATTTGTAGTTAatcttaaaacaaattatatatattatttcaataatttaaataataatttaatcattagtttaatgaattttatttaacaaattttttaaaattggttaaaaaattaggaaaataaaGATAGTTAGTatgatttatagatatttttttgtatgtttTCAAACAGTGCTACTGAATAACGAGCACTATTGCATGGAACAAAAGCTAAACATTAATCCTGCGGTTGGGTCACCAGTCAGCTGGAATAGggatatagattataattaaattttttttttaaaagatttttataattgaacatgtataaattattgatagtaTTTATAACGTAGAGATCCAAAAGCATGATGACAGCAAAATATCGAGGAAACAATATAAACatgaattcatttttacattactgatatgaaattaagattttaacagaaaatttttacaattgaaataaattttaaccgaattttaaaatatataatatatttgtataaaaatgatcACTTTGATCtgaatatatgtattcatGGTCTTAATTGCAATATAGttactatataaaatacatttttaatgatgatataaagtatcataataaaataaacgaaattttaatattataaaaattttaattataatatttattagtgaaatctacaataaatatatttttttaactgttgacttttaaaaatcgaaatttaaacttaGAAAATCTGATAATCGCAGGTTCTCtacgttaaattatatttctattatatttcaagtatattttgatattgcaaaaatatttcttattcgttaaattatacactatttactaataattaaataataatcttattcttaaatttattcgaaaatcattattattcttaaattatttttaaattcattttaaacattgtaattattttttatgttcaaAGTTGTACGTAATTAATACGTGATATATTTAGttgttttgtaattaattcacGAAACTGTAATTACAAGTgtgcatatttaatt is from Apis mellifera strain DH4 linkage group LG2, Amel_HAv3.1, whole genome shotgun sequence and encodes:
- the LOC724425 gene encoding APOBEC1 complementation factor-like, which encodes MDKIKKIHVKTSANSVGECQLTIRLLEMLQRTKYELVQENGQRRLTAPEIIRGEKQRVKGAEIFLGRLPRDCYEDELMPVLETIGYLIELRLMLDFSGSTRGYAFASFEDVKTARRACAKLDGYEIRPGHRIGVVKSVDNCRLFFGGVPKNKSKEEFMQELTKILEGIIDIYLYPSAHDKTLNRGFIFVEFKDHRAAAMARRKLIPGRVMLWDHEIAVDWADPEPGDPIDEEIMESVTALFVRNLNLDMSQQKVRDIFQKNTKIPILKLKKINHFAFVHYENRQAAQTVMDIMTRSNGIADSEGWEIRWAKPIGAAKILERQRCINEAVAKSSFHKFEQNRKYISPKKCNLKKLQSQVMDLNANVVDIALMHMTALQYFIKEKFNATCTFNYLHAVDESAFMCKIIIFKDGNILFEYHGESMPTKQNAIVAACTKIYQFIAQNYVLLNNEHYCMEQKLNINPAVGSPVSWNRDIDYN